A single Silvibacterium dinghuense DNA region contains:
- a CDS encoding rhomboid family intramembrane serine protease: protein MRRSAGMLAFPDFRGFTRSLVLWNLGVYFALLVLGVASAPFAGRLMGWLALSPPAVLHGAIWQLVTYSFVHIGLLNTLFELMSLWFLGSFLESNHGSRWLAEIYFVSVLGAGLAAIGLYFAMPASAVPLVGAYGGLFGLLIAFGVLYADMQFMMFPLPIGIKAKYLVAVYMLISIAMLFSSERAFAFSQLGGALAGFLYIRLAPRRGFAQASSERYFGLRNSWYRWKRRRAARKFEVYMRKQNREVRFDKDGRYIDPDENRDPNDRRWMN from the coding sequence ATGCGACGTTCGGCTGGAATGCTCGCCTTTCCTGACTTCCGCGGGTTCACGCGCAGTCTTGTGCTCTGGAACCTCGGTGTCTACTTCGCGCTGCTGGTTCTTGGCGTGGCCTCGGCTCCCTTTGCCGGCCGGCTCATGGGCTGGTTGGCGCTTTCGCCGCCCGCTGTGCTCCACGGAGCCATCTGGCAGCTGGTCACCTACAGCTTTGTCCACATCGGGCTGCTCAATACGCTCTTTGAGCTGATGTCGCTCTGGTTCCTGGGCAGCTTCCTTGAGAGCAATCACGGCTCCCGCTGGCTGGCCGAGATCTACTTCGTCTCTGTTCTGGGAGCGGGACTTGCCGCCATCGGGCTGTATTTCGCCATGCCCGCCAGCGCCGTCCCGCTCGTCGGCGCCTACGGGGGACTCTTCGGCCTGCTCATCGCCTTCGGCGTTCTTTACGCCGACATGCAGTTCATGATGTTCCCGCTCCCGATCGGGATCAAGGCCAAGTACCTGGTCGCGGTCTACATGCTGATTTCCATCGCCATGCTCTTCTCGAGCGAGCGCGCTTTCGCCTTTTCGCAGCTGGGCGGAGCGCTGGCCGGCTTTCTGTATATCCGCCTGGCCCCGCGCCGCGGCTTTGCCCAGGCCTCGAGCGAGCGCTATTTCGGCCTCCGCAATTCCTGGTACCGCTGGAAACGCCGCCGCGCCGCCCGCAAGTTCGAGGTCTACATGCGCAAGCAGAACCGCGAGGTCCGCTTCGACAAGGACGGCCGCTACATCGACCCCGACGAAAATCGCGATCCTAACGACCGCCGCTGGATGAACTGA
- a CDS encoding Spy/CpxP family protein refolding chaperone, with amino-acid sequence MFRNNFKSTAMLTLAAALCFAPAALHAQGPDMRGGQDWRDRGPGGPPMERFHEAGPHFWSNPRIATAIGLTDDQKKKMDDIAQQHRLKLIDLNAALEKQEAIMHPLIEAEQPDESKILAQIDAVAQARAELEKDRARMLFSIRQVLTPDQWKKLKTVAHDGPGRFGGPGGPDGKGWRRGGPNGQGKAPNGQPPAPGGDQSGAPQQQPPSE; translated from the coding sequence ATGTTTCGCAATAACTTCAAGAGCACCGCGATGCTCACGCTCGCCGCAGCTCTCTGCTTTGCACCCGCCGCCCTGCATGCCCAGGGCCCTGATATGCGCGGAGGCCAGGACTGGCGTGATCGCGGTCCCGGTGGCCCGCCCATGGAGCGCTTTCACGAGGCCGGCCCGCACTTCTGGTCGAACCCCCGTATCGCAACCGCCATCGGCCTGACCGATGACCAGAAGAAGAAGATGGATGACATTGCCCAGCAGCATCGGCTGAAGCTCATCGATCTGAACGCGGCGCTTGAAAAGCAGGAAGCCATCATGCACCCGCTTATCGAGGCCGAACAGCCCGATGAGAGCAAGATCCTCGCCCAGATCGACGCCGTGGCCCAGGCCCGCGCCGAGCTCGAGAAGGATCGCGCCCGCATGCTCTTCAGCATCCGCCAGGTGCTTACGCCCGATCAGTGGAAGAAGCTGAAGACCGTGGCGCACGATGGTCCCGGTCGCTTCGGTGGTCCCGGCGGCCCTGACGGCAAGGGATGGCGCCGCGGTGGTCCCAACGGCCAGGGCAAGGCTCCGAACGGGCAGCCTCCAGCTCCCGGCGGCGATCAGTCCGGCGCGCCTCAACAGCAGCCGCCGTCCGAATAA
- a CDS encoding thioredoxin family protein produces the protein MGTIAVALMMAASPLSLFAASADLGSNTGPSAAEIMSKAQSQARAEHKNILLDFGASWCGNCRLYDRFLADPQMHAILSRAFVFVTMDSGERTGDAKHANTPGAVDFESSIGGKGAGFPWLVMLDAGGKPIVTSDRPDPKSEGGKNNIGYPVAPEEVDWFVEMLRRAAPQLNQQDLTSVHAWLTARAAPLLRH, from the coding sequence ATGGGTACGATCGCGGTTGCCTTGATGATGGCGGCTTCGCCACTCTCGCTCTTTGCCGCGAGTGCCGATCTCGGCTCCAACACCGGCCCATCGGCGGCAGAGATCATGAGCAAGGCCCAGAGCCAGGCCCGCGCGGAGCACAAGAACATCCTGCTCGACTTCGGCGCGTCGTGGTGCGGCAACTGCCGTCTCTATGACCGCTTTCTTGCCGACCCGCAGATGCACGCCATCCTCAGCCGGGCGTTTGTTTTTGTAACCATGGACAGCGGCGAGCGGACGGGCGATGCGAAGCATGCCAATACGCCTGGAGCCGTGGACTTTGAGAGCTCCATTGGCGGCAAGGGCGCGGGGTTTCCGTGGCTGGTGATGCTCGATGCGGGCGGAAAGCCCATCGTGACTTCCGACCGCCCCGATCCGAAGTCGGAAGGTGGGAAAAATAACATCGGCTATCCGGTTGCGCCGGAAGAAGTCGACTGGTTTGTCGAGATGCTTCGCCGCGCGGCGCCGCAACTCAACCAGCAGGACCTGACCAGTGTCCATGCGTGGCTTACCGCGCGTGCCGCTCCCCTGCTGCGGCATTAG
- a CDS encoding VTT domain-containing protein, whose product MNYYLLHTTYPMVLLSVFARQLSLPVPAILFLLSGGALAGAGRLSLPGLLLVSVLGCVLGDLAWFEAGRLRGKRILRLLCALASDPSLCIRRSRTTFAARGLPILLVAKFIPGLDGITPPLAGIAGTPRYRFILFDAGGSALWSLAYIGTGFLFAASLDRAAHLISVVADTLVIVFGIPLVVFFLWKLLRLIRMFQLLQPLSITPEELRRRIDSGARTGILDLLRFEDDPENIPGIPGAIRVRPAELRRRRQFLIPDDVLLVLYCNRKNRFVSTRVAAVMWKRRIRNIRVLSGGLQAWEASGYPVSHDFASPDEEMARLGVSLYPPISPSAVSPPRPSVR is encoded by the coding sequence ATGAATTATTACCTGCTCCACACCACCTATCCGATGGTGCTTCTTTCGGTCTTCGCCCGGCAGCTGAGCCTGCCCGTGCCGGCTATTCTCTTCCTGCTCTCCGGAGGAGCCCTCGCCGGAGCCGGCCGTCTCAGTCTGCCTGGCCTGCTGCTGGTCTCTGTGCTCGGCTGCGTGCTCGGCGACCTGGCCTGGTTCGAGGCCGGCCGTCTGCGCGGCAAACGCATCCTGCGCCTGCTCTGCGCGCTGGCTTCCGATCCCAGCCTCTGCATCCGCCGTTCCCGGACCACCTTTGCCGCCCGCGGCCTGCCTATCCTGCTGGTGGCCAAGTTCATCCCCGGCCTGGACGGTATTACTCCTCCGCTGGCCGGTATTGCCGGTACCCCGCGCTACCGCTTCATCCTCTTTGACGCCGGAGGCTCCGCGCTCTGGTCCCTGGCCTACATCGGCACCGGATTCCTCTTTGCCGCCAGCCTCGACCGCGCCGCTCACCTCATTTCTGTTGTCGCCGATACGCTGGTCATCGTCTTCGGCATCCCGCTGGTTGTCTTCTTTCTGTGGAAGCTTCTGCGTCTCATCCGCATGTTCCAGCTTTTGCAGCCACTGAGCATCACCCCGGAAGAGCTGCGCCGCCGCATCGACTCCGGCGCCCGCACCGGCATCCTCGACCTCCTCCGTTTCGAGGACGATCCGGAAAACATCCCCGGCATTCCCGGCGCCATCCGCGTGCGCCCTGCCGAGCTGCGCCGCCGGCGCCAGTTTCTCATCCCCGACGACGTCCTGCTTGTCCTCTACTGCAACCGCAAGAACCGTTTCGTCAGCACCCGGGTGGCAGCGGTCATGTGGAAGCGCAGGATCAGAAACATCCGCGTGCTCTCCGGCGGCCTGCAGGCCTGGGAAGCGAGCGGCTATCCGGTCAGTCACGACTTTGCCTCCCCGGATGAGGAAATGGCGCGCCTCGGCGTGTCTCTCTATCCGCCCATCAGCCCTTCCGCTGTTTCCCCACCGCGCCCGTCTGTGCGTTGA
- a CDS encoding M20/M25/M40 family metallo-hydrolase has translation MLSDAKDDAGAPLVVHPPVSTPPPAPQDAKIAAALGHITPAEIEANIAKLVTFRNRNTLSSMETDLPPGTGVTAAAAWIESQLQAYSAECGGCLEVKHDTFTEPAQSGARARITRPTTITNVYAILPGSDPAQAARRILVTGHYDSRATDVMDTHGLAPGANDDASGVAVSLACAHALSHAYASGLKLPATLVFAAVAGEEQGLNGSAHLARLAKSEGWQLEAVLNNDIVGGNTTPGDTLQDKSAVRVFSESIPLNATPEETKTLLRLGYESDSPSRELSRAIADIARTYQHAFGPVRETAKPDFHPVQEFRLDRFLRGGDHSSFNLEGFPAVRFTEWREDFNHQHQNVRTENGVEYGDLLKFVDLAYVARVARLNAATMATLAAAPPAPVSAQVVVKDLDNNSTLQWKPGDGAPAGTQYEIVWRPLAAPDWTNAQPVPPADDHDGQWSITLPISKDNVLFGIRAVDAAGHRSPAVVPFPAR, from the coding sequence ATGCTTTCGGATGCAAAGGATGATGCAGGTGCCCCGCTTGTGGTGCACCCCCCGGTCTCCACGCCTCCTCCTGCCCCACAAGACGCGAAGATTGCAGCCGCGCTCGGTCACATTACCCCCGCTGAGATCGAAGCCAACATCGCGAAGCTGGTCACCTTCCGCAATCGCAACACCCTTTCCAGCATGGAGACCGATCTGCCGCCCGGCACCGGCGTCACCGCCGCGGCCGCCTGGATCGAGTCTCAGCTTCAGGCTTATTCGGCCGAATGCGGTGGCTGTCTCGAAGTGAAGCACGACACCTTCACCGAGCCTGCCCAATCCGGTGCCCGCGCCCGTATCACCCGGCCCACGACGATCACCAACGTTTACGCCATCCTGCCCGGCAGCGATCCCGCCCAGGCCGCGCGCAGGATTCTCGTCACCGGTCACTATGACTCGCGCGCCACCGACGTGATGGATACCCATGGCCTCGCTCCGGGTGCCAACGATGACGCCAGCGGCGTCGCCGTCAGCCTCGCCTGCGCCCATGCCTTGTCCCATGCCTATGCTTCCGGGCTGAAGCTGCCGGCCACGCTGGTCTTTGCCGCCGTCGCCGGTGAGGAGCAGGGCCTCAACGGCAGCGCGCACCTGGCCAGGCTCGCAAAGAGCGAGGGTTGGCAGCTCGAGGCCGTCCTCAACAACGACATTGTCGGCGGTAACACCACTCCCGGTGACACTCTGCAGGACAAATCCGCCGTCCGCGTCTTCTCCGAAAGCATTCCGCTTAACGCCACGCCCGAAGAGACCAAGACGCTGCTGCGTCTCGGCTACGAAAGCGATTCCCCCTCGCGCGAGCTCTCCCGCGCCATCGCCGATATTGCCCGGACCTACCAGCACGCCTTCGGCCCGGTGAGGGAGACGGCGAAGCCCGACTTCCATCCCGTGCAGGAGTTCCGCCTCGACCGCTTCCTGCGCGGTGGCGATCACTCGTCGTTCAATCTTGAAGGCTTCCCCGCCGTCCGCTTTACCGAGTGGCGTGAGGATTTCAATCACCAGCACCAGAACGTCCGCACGGAGAATGGTGTCGAGTATGGCGACCTGCTCAAGTTCGTCGATCTCGCCTATGTCGCGCGCGTCGCGCGGCTGAACGCGGCAACCATGGCCACACTGGCCGCGGCCCCGCCGGCTCCGGTCTCCGCGCAGGTCGTCGTCAAGGACCTCGACAACAACAGCACCCTCCAGTGGAAGCCGGGTGACGGCGCCCCCGCAGGCACGCAGTACGAGATTGTCTGGCGCCCCCTCGCCGCTCCGGATTGGACAAACGCCCAGCCCGTCCCCCCGGCGGACGATCACGATGGCCAGTGGTCGATCACCCTGCCCATCTCGAAGGACAACGTCCTCTTCGGCATCCGCGCCGTCGACGCCGCCGGTCACCGCAGCCCAGCCGTGGTGCCGTTTCCCGCGCGCTGA
- the aspS gene encoding aspartate--tRNA ligase, whose product MTLDFLGSLQRTHTCGELRASDAGKSVVILGWVNRRRDHGNLIFLDLRDRYGISQVVLDKDLGVEAHAKAEQARSEYVIAAVGKVRLRDASVINPKMETGEIEIVADELRILNDAKVPPFSPAEDAIANEEVRLKYRYLDLRRPEMQHNFLVRHKVALAVRQYLSGQGFYEIETPFMTRSTPEGARDYLVPSRVHPGNFYALPQSPQLFKQILMVSGMDRYFQIARCFRDEDLRADRQPEFTQIDLEMTFPQQETIFRVVEGFLSEAFKAVGIHLPTPFPQITYDEAMRNYGIDKPDLRLPGLTDVKAAFTEENLAALQIDPNLPVVALRIPKVGELSRKERDDNKPLFDSRKGAKYIDDLKRLEKGFPEAAAKVRELAGGETDDLLVIVAGDAAVHIHASDTKSEGRLSEREIAIYSTAGNFRVELAKKYADRHGIFAVTDAVVNSPERETGLADGSQAFRPIWVTDFPMFEFDEETKKWMPSHHPFTSPHEEDMDRLVSDPASVRARYYDVAMNGLELGSGSIRIHRQDVQAEIFRSIGMTDEEAKARFGFFLEALQYGTPPHGGIALGLDRIVMILAGASSLREVIAFPKTAKAIDLMVDAPTPVSEQQLRELHIRPTKQ is encoded by the coding sequence GTGACACTCGATTTTCTTGGCAGTCTTCAACGCACGCATACCTGTGGAGAGCTCCGCGCCTCGGACGCGGGCAAGTCCGTCGTTATTCTTGGCTGGGTGAACCGCCGCCGCGACCATGGCAACCTGATTTTCCTCGATCTGCGCGACCGTTATGGCATTTCGCAGGTGGTGCTCGATAAGGATCTGGGCGTGGAAGCCCATGCGAAGGCCGAGCAGGCGCGCTCAGAGTACGTCATCGCCGCCGTCGGCAAGGTTCGCCTGCGCGATGCGAGCGTGATCAATCCCAAGATGGAGACCGGCGAGATCGAGATCGTCGCCGACGAGCTGCGCATTCTGAATGACGCCAAGGTGCCGCCGTTCTCGCCCGCCGAAGACGCGATCGCGAACGAGGAAGTGCGCCTCAAGTACCGCTATCTCGACCTGCGCCGCCCGGAGATGCAGCACAACTTCCTGGTGCGCCACAAGGTCGCCCTCGCCGTGCGCCAGTATCTCTCGGGACAGGGCTTCTACGAGATCGAAACGCCGTTCATGACGCGCTCAACGCCCGAAGGCGCGCGCGATTACCTGGTGCCCAGCCGCGTGCATCCCGGCAACTTCTATGCGCTGCCGCAGTCGCCGCAGCTCTTCAAGCAGATCCTGATGGTCAGCGGCATGGACCGCTACTTCCAGATCGCGCGCTGCTTCCGCGACGAAGACCTGCGCGCCGACCGCCAGCCCGAGTTCACGCAGATCGATCTCGAGATGACCTTCCCGCAGCAGGAAACCATCTTCCGCGTGGTTGAAGGCTTCCTGTCGGAGGCGTTCAAGGCCGTCGGCATTCATCTGCCCACGCCCTTCCCACAGATCACCTACGACGAGGCGATGCGCAACTACGGCATCGACAAGCCGGACCTTCGTCTGCCCGGCCTGACCGACGTGAAGGCTGCCTTCACCGAGGAGAACCTGGCCGCGCTCCAGATCGATCCGAATCTGCCAGTCGTGGCGCTGCGCATTCCCAAGGTCGGCGAGCTCTCGCGCAAGGAGCGCGACGACAACAAGCCGCTCTTCGATTCTCGCAAGGGCGCGAAGTATATCGACGATCTCAAGCGCCTCGAAAAGGGCTTCCCCGAAGCCGCTGCGAAGGTGCGTGAACTGGCTGGCGGCGAGACGGATGACCTGCTGGTGATCGTCGCCGGAGACGCTGCGGTGCACATTCACGCTTCGGACACCAAGAGCGAAGGCCGGCTGTCGGAGCGCGAGATTGCCATCTACTCGACCGCGGGCAACTTCCGCGTGGAGCTGGCGAAGAAGTATGCCGATCGCCATGGCATCTTTGCCGTGACCGACGCGGTCGTCAACTCACCCGAGCGCGAAACAGGACTGGCGGATGGCTCGCAGGCCTTCCGGCCGATCTGGGTCACCGACTTTCCGATGTTCGAGTTCGACGAGGAGACGAAGAAGTGGATGCCTTCGCACCACCCCTTCACCTCGCCGCACGAAGAGGACATGGACCGCCTCGTCTCCGACCCGGCTTCGGTCCGCGCCCGCTACTACGACGTGGCCATGAACGGTCTCGAGCTCGGCTCGGGCTCGATCCGTATCCATCGTCAGGACGTGCAGGCGGAGATCTTCCGCTCGATCGGCATGACGGACGAGGAAGCGAAGGCGCGCTTCGGGTTCTTCCTGGAGGCGCTGCAGTATGGCACGCCGCCGCACGGCGGCATCGCGCTGGGGCTCGACCGTATTGTGATGATCCTCGCCGGGGCTTCGAGCCTGCGCGAGGTGATCGCCTTCCCGAAGACGGCCAAGGCCATCGACCTGATGGTGGACGCACCCACGCCGGTCAGCGAGCAGCAGCTCCGCGAGCTGCACATCCGGCCGACGAAACAGTAG
- a CDS encoding RNA polymerase sigma factor, which yields MATTDLAPLAAVAPAGLSQEQYVSELADFDEVVRLYRPRIFRFLMSSLGDRDTAESLTQDCFLKAYNARHQFRGESSLSTWLTRIALNLVRDHLRSRRIRFWQKTRDTALDLVDISDWLPDGNATPEARCLQQEQVKTLWAAVEQLSKQQKTVFLLRFVEEMELAEIADTTGMNASTVKSHLYRALRIVRERMGGNPQ from the coding sequence TTGGCAACCACGGATCTTGCTCCACTCGCCGCCGTCGCGCCGGCCGGGCTGTCACAGGAGCAGTACGTGTCAGAACTCGCCGATTTTGATGAGGTGGTCCGGCTTTATCGGCCACGCATCTTCCGCTTCCTCATGTCTTCGCTCGGCGACCGCGACACCGCCGAGTCGCTCACCCAGGACTGCTTTCTCAAGGCCTATAACGCACGCCATCAGTTCCGCGGCGAATCGAGCCTGAGCACCTGGCTGACGCGCATCGCCCTCAACCTGGTCCGCGATCACCTGCGCAGCCGCCGCATCCGCTTCTGGCAGAAGACCCGCGACACCGCTCTTGATCTGGTCGATATCAGCGACTGGCTCCCGGACGGCAACGCCACCCCCGAGGCGCGCTGCCTGCAGCAGGAGCAGGTGAAAACCCTCTGGGCTGCTGTCGAACAGCTTTCGAAGCAGCAGAAAACCGTCTTTCTCCTCCGCTTTGTCGAGGAGATGGAGCTGGCCGAGATTGCCGACACTACCGGCATGAACGCCAGCACCGTGAAATCCCACCTCTACCGCGCTCTTCGCATCGTTCGCGAACGCATGGGAGGAAATCCGCAATGA
- the tilS gene encoding tRNA lysidine(34) synthetase TilS, with the protein MANIEAMPAVPAPILDRRNLRPGLRLAVAVSGGADSVALLRALLLVAPEIGLVLSVVHVHHGIRGEEADTDAAFVASLAATHGLALHSRDVDTPTAATENRETIEEAARNLRYGFFRELLAAGTVDAVATAHTLDDQAETVLHKLLRGGWTEGLSGIHPQLAEARGAILRPFLNVRRSEIEAWLRALDQPWREDSTNADTVYTRNRLRHELLPALAAYNPQIHTQLAAVATIARDEEAYWQAELARILPQLLLPGKPVRGGGRSASTHPDEASLAIEIERLPAAPALRRRILRTAARQLGVSLNYEQTERLLAMCAPSTGLNAAAAKPPAKRQELGSGLIAERSPRELRLSRSARE; encoded by the coding sequence GTGGCTAACATAGAAGCGATGCCCGCCGTTCCCGCTCCCATCCTCGACCGCCGCAACCTGCGCCCTGGCCTGCGCCTCGCCGTAGCCGTCTCCGGAGGAGCCGACTCCGTCGCCCTGCTGCGTGCACTTCTGCTGGTCGCGCCCGAGATCGGCCTGGTGCTCTCCGTCGTCCACGTCCACCATGGCATTCGCGGCGAAGAAGCGGACACAGACGCCGCCTTCGTCGCGTCGCTCGCCGCAACGCATGGCCTTGCGCTCCACAGCCGTGACGTCGATACGCCGACCGCAGCAACCGAGAATCGCGAGACCATCGAGGAGGCCGCCCGCAACCTCCGCTACGGGTTCTTCCGCGAGCTGCTCGCTGCTGGCACGGTCGATGCCGTCGCCACGGCCCACACCCTCGACGACCAGGCCGAGACCGTCCTGCATAAGCTGCTACGCGGCGGATGGACCGAAGGCCTCTCCGGCATCCATCCCCAGCTTGCTGAGGCGCGGGGCGCGATCCTCCGCCCGTTTCTCAACGTCCGCCGCAGCGAGATCGAAGCCTGGCTCCGCGCGCTCGACCAGCCCTGGCGCGAGGACTCGACCAACGCCGACACCGTCTACACCCGCAACCGCCTGCGCCACGAGCTGCTGCCCGCGCTCGCCGCGTACAACCCGCAGATCCACACCCAGCTCGCCGCCGTGGCCACCATCGCTCGCGACGAAGAGGCTTACTGGCAGGCCGAGCTGGCCCGTATCCTGCCTCAGCTTCTGCTCCCCGGCAAACCGGTCCGCGGCGGAGGCCGCTCCGCCTCCACGCATCCGGACGAGGCCTCGCTGGCCATTGAAATCGAGCGCCTGCCCGCCGCGCCCGCGCTGCGCCGCCGGATTCTGCGCACTGCTGCCCGCCAGCTTGGCGTGAGCCTCAACTACGAGCAGACCGAGCGGCTGCTCGCCATGTGCGCGCCGAGCACGGGGCTGAACGCCGCCGCAGCGAAGCCGCCTGCCAAACGGCAGGAGCTGGGCAGCGGTCTCATCGCCGAGCGCTCCCCGCGCGAGCTGCGCCTCAGCCGCTCGGCGAGGGAATAG
- a CDS encoding GNAT family N-acetyltransferase, translated as MSPAFAIESISAQSSSDSITEAREMLLEYGRFVMAAEGLSEHWFAKLEGEARGLPEFFAGHGGAMLVARVDGLAAGCVTYRALPDIAGGCEMKRLWVRDEFRGLGLGERLVQALMESAADAGYEAVYCDTIPASMGSAYRMYLRLGFVACEPYHPDFMEGMVFLRQELKQGAGAGV; from the coding sequence ATGTCACCAGCTTTCGCCATCGAGAGCATCTCCGCTCAATCCTCCTCAGACTCGATTACCGAGGCTCGGGAGATGCTGCTGGAGTACGGCCGGTTTGTGATGGCGGCGGAGGGACTTTCGGAGCACTGGTTCGCGAAGCTTGAGGGCGAAGCGCGAGGGCTGCCTGAATTCTTTGCCGGACACGGCGGAGCGATGCTGGTGGCGCGTGTGGATGGCTTGGCAGCGGGATGTGTGACGTATCGTGCGCTGCCGGATATCGCCGGAGGCTGCGAGATGAAGCGGCTGTGGGTGCGGGATGAGTTTCGCGGCCTGGGTTTGGGCGAGCGACTGGTGCAGGCTCTGATGGAAAGCGCCGCCGATGCCGGATATGAGGCAGTGTACTGCGACACCATTCCGGCTTCCATGGGTTCGGCGTACCGGATGTATCTGCGGCTGGGTTTTGTGGCGTGCGAGCCGTACCACCCGGATTTCATGGAAGGGATGGTGTTTTTGCGGCAGGAGCTGAAGCAGGGTGCAGGGGCTGGGGTGTAG
- a CDS encoding beta-L-arabinofuranosidase domain-containing protein has translation MLSRREFLEAAALTAAAACCSTPASAKDSAAPPPRTVLEPVPYGAVQLAPGLARAQFEHTQSLLLGLNEDSLLKPWRLRAGLPAPGPDMGGWYDEVPPGEQPLGRGFCPGHAFGQWISALSRGYAIDKDPATKARIDRLLALYQPAISGRFYTKFRFPSYVYDKAICGLIDAHQFAGNKQAFALLDQTTDAAAPHLPPRALAREDQRAWRLSVGDPAPDDFCWDEPYTLPENLYLAWQRGAGDRYRAMAARYLLDKGWFTPLAANQNVLPNHHAYSHCNSLSSAMQAYLSDGSEPHLQAATNGFEMILATQSFATGGWGPNESFVVPGTGALFASLTGTHHSFETPCGSYGHFKITRYLLSVTGDGRYGDSMERVLYNTVFGAKHLQPDGTAFYYSDYNFSGSRFYFPDKWPCCSGTLPQVAADYHLLGYFQGRDGSLAVNLYLPSTLKWTTRDGAALTLTQSGDYPFETTGDRGHIALRLELNRSSTFPLRLRIPAWAHADGGPHITVNGDPTPISVDKGFATLRRTWHHGDQVELSFPMPLRAEAIDPQHPETIAVLRGPLVLFAVTDKPVKATRSQLLAAANREGHWQARTDSGLIELAPFTQLEDRAYSTYVTVG, from the coding sequence ATGCTTTCCCGCCGTGAATTCCTTGAAGCTGCCGCCCTCACTGCCGCTGCTGCCTGCTGCTCTACTCCAGCCTCGGCCAAGGATTCCGCAGCCCCGCCTCCGCGCACGGTACTCGAGCCTGTCCCCTACGGCGCTGTCCAGCTCGCACCCGGCCTCGCCCGCGCACAGTTCGAGCACACGCAGAGCCTTCTGCTCGGCCTCAATGAGGACAGCCTGCTCAAGCCCTGGCGCCTGCGTGCCGGTCTGCCCGCGCCTGGACCGGATATGGGCGGCTGGTATGACGAGGTTCCTCCCGGCGAGCAGCCTCTGGGACGCGGCTTCTGCCCTGGCCATGCCTTTGGCCAGTGGATCTCGGCTCTCTCTCGCGGTTACGCCATCGACAAAGACCCCGCGACCAAAGCTCGCATCGATCGTCTGCTCGCCCTCTATCAGCCGGCCATTTCCGGCCGCTTCTATACGAAGTTCCGCTTTCCGTCCTACGTCTACGACAAAGCCATCTGCGGCCTCATCGACGCTCACCAGTTCGCCGGCAACAAGCAGGCGTTTGCACTTTTAGATCAGACCACCGATGCCGCCGCGCCCCACCTGCCGCCCCGCGCGCTCGCCCGCGAAGACCAGCGAGCCTGGCGTCTCTCGGTGGGCGACCCCGCGCCCGATGACTTCTGCTGGGATGAGCCCTACACGCTGCCGGAGAATCTCTACCTCGCCTGGCAGCGCGGCGCCGGTGACCGTTACCGAGCCATGGCTGCCCGCTATCTCCTCGACAAGGGCTGGTTCACGCCCCTCGCAGCCAACCAGAACGTGCTGCCCAATCACCACGCCTACAGCCACTGCAACTCGCTCAGCTCGGCTATGCAGGCGTATCTCTCCGATGGCAGCGAGCCTCACCTTCAGGCTGCAACCAATGGCTTCGAGATGATCCTCGCCACGCAGAGCTTCGCCACCGGAGGCTGGGGGCCGAATGAGAGCTTCGTGGTGCCCGGCACCGGCGCGCTGTTTGCCAGCCTCACCGGCACCCATCACAGCTTCGAGACCCCGTGCGGCTCCTATGGCCACTTCAAGATCACCCGCTACCTGCTCTCCGTCACCGGAGACGGCCGCTACGGCGACAGCATGGAGCGCGTTCTCTACAACACCGTCTTTGGGGCAAAGCATCTCCAGCCCGACGGCACGGCCTTCTACTATTCCGACTACAATTTCTCCGGCTCGCGCTTCTATTTCCCTGACAAATGGCCCTGCTGCTCCGGCACGCTGCCGCAGGTGGCCGCGGATTATCATCTCCTGGGCTACTTCCAGGGCCGCGATGGCAGCCTTGCCGTCAATCTCTACCTGCCCTCGACGCTCAAGTGGACCACTCGGGACGGCGCAGCGCTCACCCTCACGCAGTCGGGCGATTACCCGTTTGAAACAACCGGCGACCGCGGCCACATTGCTCTCCGCCTCGAGCTCAACCGCTCTTCCACCTTCCCGCTGCGCCTGCGCATTCCCGCCTGGGCGCATGCCGATGGCGGCCCGCACATCACCGTCAATGGCGATCCCACTCCCATCTCTGTCGACAAGGGCTTCGCAACGCTCCGCCGCACCTGGCATCACGGCGATCAGGTCGAACTCTCATTCCCCATGCCGCTTCGCGCCGAGGCCATAGACCCACAGCATCCGGAGACCATCGCGGTTCTTCGCGGACCACTGGTGCTTTTCGCGGTTACCGACAAACCGGTGAAAGCGACCCGCTCCCAGCTCCTCGCAGCAGCCAATCGCGAAGGCCATTGGCAGGCTCGAACAGACTCCGGCCTCATCGAGCTGGCGCCGTTTACCCAGCTCGAAGACCGCGCGTACTCGACGTATGTCACGGTGGGGTAA